In a genomic window of bacterium:
- a CDS encoding NAD-dependent epimerase/dehydratase family protein, which translates to MRDLVTGAGGLVGQNLVRALVARGRRVRVLLRRPVPDLETLPGVEPVRGDITVPGDLVRACDGVEHVYHCAALVSMWERLGDAMWRTNVEGTDHVVAACRRAGVRRLIHCSSVDAIGLPEGDAPSTETMPWNWDRLGVDNPYARTKWESQRRVLAAVAGDLDAVVVNPAYMFGPWDTRPSSGRMILEVAAGRAIGWTSGGNNFVDVEDVVLAMIEAASRGVRGECYILGHVNLTYREIFSEIADALGVRPPRFAIPRPLARLGGFAGDLAGRLGGREPAVNSLTARLGYVRHYYDPTKATVALGLRRTPIREAIAKAAAWFRQAGMLR; encoded by the coding sequence ATGCGCGACCTCGTGACCGGCGCCGGCGGGCTCGTGGGCCAGAACCTCGTTCGCGCGCTCGTCGCCCGCGGGCGCCGGGTCCGCGTCCTCCTGCGCCGGCCGGTGCCCGACCTGGAGACGCTGCCCGGCGTCGAGCCGGTACGCGGCGACATCACCGTCCCGGGCGACCTCGTCCGCGCCTGCGACGGCGTCGAGCACGTCTACCACTGCGCCGCGCTGGTCTCGATGTGGGAGCGGCTCGGCGACGCCATGTGGCGGACGAACGTCGAGGGCACCGACCACGTCGTCGCCGCCTGCCGCCGCGCCGGCGTGCGCCGGCTGATCCACTGCTCCAGCGTCGACGCCATCGGCCTGCCCGAGGGCGACGCGCCCAGCACCGAGACGATGCCGTGGAACTGGGATCGGCTCGGCGTCGACAACCCCTACGCGCGCACCAAGTGGGAGTCGCAGCGGCGCGTGCTGGCGGCGGTGGCCGGCGACCTCGACGCGGTGGTCGTGAACCCAGCCTACATGTTCGGGCCGTGGGACACGCGGCCGTCGAGCGGGCGCATGATCCTCGAGGTCGCAGCGGGGAGGGCGATCGGCTGGACGAGCGGCGGCAACAACTTCGTCGACGTCGAGGACGTCGTGCTGGCGATGATCGAGGCGGCGTCCCGCGGCGTGCGCGGCGAGTGCTACATCCTCGGCCACGTGAACCTCACCTACCGCGAGATATTCTCGGAGATCGCCGACGCGCTCGGTGTGCGGCCGCCGCGCTTCGCGATCCCGCGGCCGCTCGCGCGGCTCGGCGGCTTCGCGGGCGACCTCGCCGGCCGGCTCGGCGGCCGCGAGCCGGCGGTGAACTCGCTCACGGCCCGGCTCGGCTACGTGCGTCACTACTACGATCCGACCAAGGCGACCGTCGCGCTCGGGCTGCGGCGCACGCCGATCCGCGAGGCGATCGCGAAGGCCGCGGCCTGGTTCCGCCAGGCCGGCATGCTGCGCTGA
- a CDS encoding HupE/UreJ family protein yields MTRVLALWTLVAGVAAAHPLAPALLELRAHADGRVDVVWKVPARGVPGVELVPELPAHCRTLDAPAVVEDDDSRTSRWRVDCGARGLVGEVVTVHGLALARTDALVRLVLADGRIAQEVARPSAPAPTLPAPARPATVVGGYLRLGVAHIAGGPDHLLFVLGLVLLAGATRRLLATVTAFTLGHSVTLALAMLGVVAVPAMAVEVAIAGTLYLLAVELTRDPAAGSAWRRHPAAMAFAFGLLHGLGFASALREAGLPPDDVPRALLSFNAGIELGQLLFVAAALAAAAACRRIRPAAAPGARLAVPYAVGSLAVYWGLERLTALLRA; encoded by the coding sequence ATGACGCGCGTGCTCGCGCTGTGGACGCTCGTCGCCGGCGTCGCCGCCGCACACCCGCTCGCACCGGCGCTGCTCGAGCTGCGCGCGCACGCCGACGGCCGGGTCGACGTCGTCTGGAAGGTGCCGGCGCGCGGCGTACCCGGCGTCGAGCTCGTCCCGGAGCTGCCCGCCCACTGCCGCACGCTCGACGCACCGGCGGTGGTCGAAGACGACGACAGCCGCACCAGCCGCTGGCGCGTCGACTGCGGCGCACGCGGGCTCGTCGGCGAGGTCGTCACGGTGCACGGACTCGCCCTCGCGCGCACCGACGCGCTCGTGCGCCTCGTGCTCGCCGACGGGCGCATCGCCCAGGAGGTCGCCCGGCCGAGCGCGCCCGCGCCGACGCTGCCGGCGCCCGCGCGTCCCGCCACCGTCGTGGGAGGCTACCTGCGGCTCGGCGTCGCGCACATCGCCGGCGGGCCCGATCATCTGCTCTTCGTGCTCGGCCTCGTCCTGCTCGCGGGAGCGACCCGGCGGCTCCTGGCGACGGTGACCGCGTTCACGCTCGGCCACAGCGTGACGCTGGCGCTGGCGATGCTCGGCGTCGTCGCCGTACCGGCGATGGCGGTCGAGGTCGCGATCGCGGGCACGCTCTACCTCCTGGCCGTCGAGCTGACGCGTGACCCGGCGGCGGGCAGCGCCTGGCGGCGCCACCCCGCGGCGATGGCCTTCGCGTTCGGGCTCCTGCACGGGCTCGGCTTCGCGTCGGCGCTGCGCGAGGCGGGGCTGCCGCCGGACGACGTCCCGCGCGCCCTGCTCTCGTTCAACGCCGGCATCGAGCTCGGGCAGCTGCTTTTCGTCGCCGCCGCGCTCGCCGCCGCGGCGGCGTGCCGCCGCATCCGGCCCGCCGCTGCGCCCGGGGCACGGCTGGCAGTGCCCTACGCCGTCGGCTCGCTGGCCGTGTACTGGGGGCTGGAGCGCCTGACGGCGCTGCTGCGCGCGTGA
- a CDS encoding peptidyl-prolyl cis-trans isomerase produces MRPALHFLAIGAALFVLGGGLARDAPAVSAPRRAALRAEFARQTGRPPSPAEEAALVDRELDEEILHREALARGLDRDDPAIRARLVEKMRFLHGTEHAGGDDEAALYAEAVALDLGREDPFVRRSLVERMRLLARRAPSAPEPDEAVLAAFLAAHAERFRLPPRVRTTPVFFARDRADPAGDAAAALARLRGPSPPDPATLGDPLAADELDARGLAALLGPDGAAELGSVGTWSGPLASAWGVHLLRLEARDDGRIPALAEVRSRVLAAWRFTEGERAYATYLAGLRRRWGVVGTEGAG; encoded by the coding sequence GTGCGGCCCGCCCTGCACTTCCTCGCCATCGGCGCCGCGCTCTTCGTCCTCGGCGGCGGGCTCGCGCGCGACGCTCCCGCGGTCTCGGCGCCGCGGCGTGCGGCGCTGCGCGCCGAGTTCGCGCGCCAGACCGGGCGGCCGCCGTCGCCGGCCGAGGAGGCCGCGCTCGTCGACCGCGAGCTCGACGAAGAGATCCTGCACCGCGAGGCGCTCGCGCGCGGGCTCGACCGCGATGACCCCGCGATCCGCGCGCGGCTCGTCGAGAAGATGCGCTTCCTGCACGGCACGGAGCACGCCGGCGGCGACGACGAGGCGGCGCTGTACGCGGAAGCCGTCGCGCTCGACCTCGGGCGCGAGGACCCGTTCGTCCGCCGCAGCCTGGTCGAGCGCATGCGCCTCCTCGCCCGCCGCGCGCCGTCCGCGCCGGAGCCCGACGAAGCCGTCCTCGCGGCGTTCCTCGCGGCGCATGCCGAGCGCTTCCGGCTGCCGCCGCGCGTGCGGACGACCCCGGTCTTCTTCGCCCGCGACCGCGCCGACCCGGCGGGTGACGCCGCCGCGGCGCTCGCCCGCCTGCGCGGCCCGTCGCCGCCGGACCCCGCCACGCTCGGAGATCCGCTCGCGGCGGACGAGCTCGACGCACGCGGGCTCGCGGCGCTCCTCGGCCCGGACGGCGCCGCGGAGCTCGGCTCCGTCGGGACCTGGTCGGGGCCGCTCGCTTCGGCCTGGGGCGTCCATCTCCTGCGCCTCGAGGCGCGCGACGACGGCCGCATACCAGCGCTCGCCGAGGTGCGGTCCCGGGTGCTCGCCGCCTGGCGCTTCACGGAGGGTGAGCGCGCCTATGCGACGTACCTGGCCGGCCTCCGCCGCCGCTGGGGCGTGGTCGGGACGGAGGGCGCGGGATGA
- a CDS encoding DUF3604 domain-containing protein produces the protein MPTRRTAVLGFATVLAAGSAWAEAAHPPWRRTETRAACADHTLLRRPFFGDTHVHTTFSIDAVILDDRNEPRDAYRFARGEAVGLPPYDALGSATRTARLRRPLDFTAVSDHAEAFGTEYICLTPGIPGYDSPECALLRRDIGTFVPSAPPLSFTTLILPPVLSPAPTPPPLCGPGGAFCRALDSVFWQAEQDAAEEFYDRTAACGFTTFVAYEWSGTPANRNLHRNVIFRNANVPVLPTSYIQEQTPQGLWARLRTDCLDAGTGCDVLAIPHNSNFSTGTMFEARNPDGSPLTAADAATRAAFEPLVEVIQHKGESECRPGVGTTDELCGFEKVNRQTLFGPANPAQTFLPLGFVRNALAEGLREEARTGVNPFRFGLVAGTDTHNGTPGATDEDDWAGHAGTADATPAFRIQAGGNVVHDEYNPGGLMVVWAEENSRDALFAAMQRREAYATSGTRPLVRLFAGRLPSDLCRDARFVTTGYQRGVPMGGELGAVRGARSPHFAVLAQRDAGIQGHPGTALQRVQIVKGWLDADGRTHEAVFDVAGDAANGAGVDAACTPTGPGADTLCAVWQDPTFDRDQRAFYYARVLENPTCRWSARLCDAEGVDCTRPASVPPAFAPCCRAPRTIQERAWTSPVWFRPEALGAVKAKLRFGPAGGGRDVLRLTARLGAAVDPDRQPLEVVLRDDDDIVRLAIPAGTMRRRGDKPVWRLAGTPQIASLRVARQLDGTTTVVLRTVPRDLSAAARADHFVELEIGAGTQRATQSRLWQLRGDVLRTS, from the coding sequence ATGCCCACACGTCGCACCGCCGTCCTCGGGTTCGCCACCGTCCTCGCCGCGGGGTCGGCCTGGGCCGAGGCCGCCCATCCGCCCTGGCGACGCACCGAGACGCGCGCCGCGTGCGCCGATCACACGCTCCTGCGCCGTCCCTTCTTCGGCGACACCCACGTCCACACGACGTTCTCGATCGACGCGGTCATCCTCGACGACCGCAACGAGCCGCGCGACGCCTACCGCTTCGCGCGCGGCGAGGCGGTCGGCCTGCCGCCCTACGACGCGCTCGGGAGCGCGACCCGCACGGCACGGCTGCGCCGCCCGCTCGACTTCACCGCCGTCAGCGATCACGCCGAGGCCTTCGGCACCGAGTACATCTGCCTGACGCCGGGCATCCCGGGCTACGACTCCCCCGAGTGCGCGCTGCTGCGCCGCGACATCGGCACCTTCGTACCGAGCGCACCGCCGCTCAGCTTCACGACGTTGATCCTGCCGCCGGTGCTGAGCCCGGCGCCGACGCCGCCGCCGCTCTGCGGCCCGGGCGGGGCGTTCTGCCGCGCGCTCGACTCGGTCTTCTGGCAGGCCGAGCAGGACGCCGCCGAGGAGTTCTACGACCGCACGGCCGCGTGCGGGTTCACCACCTTCGTCGCCTACGAGTGGTCGGGCACACCGGCGAACCGCAACCTCCATCGCAACGTCATCTTCCGCAACGCCAACGTCCCCGTGCTGCCGACCTCGTACATCCAGGAACAGACGCCGCAGGGGCTCTGGGCACGGCTGCGGACCGACTGCCTCGACGCCGGCACCGGCTGCGACGTGCTCGCCATCCCGCACAACTCGAACTTCAGCACGGGCACGATGTTCGAGGCGCGCAACCCCGACGGCAGCCCGCTCACCGCCGCCGACGCCGCCACGCGGGCCGCGTTCGAGCCGCTGGTCGAGGTGATCCAGCACAAGGGCGAGTCGGAATGCCGGCCCGGCGTCGGCACCACCGACGAGCTGTGCGGGTTCGAGAAGGTGAACCGGCAGACGCTGTTCGGCCCCGCCAACCCGGCGCAGACGTTCCTGCCGCTCGGCTTCGTGCGCAACGCGCTGGCCGAGGGCCTGCGCGAGGAGGCGCGCACCGGCGTGAACCCGTTCCGCTTCGGCCTCGTCGCCGGCACCGACACCCACAACGGCACGCCGGGCGCCACCGACGAGGACGACTGGGCCGGGCACGCCGGCACCGCCGACGCGACGCCCGCGTTCCGCATCCAGGCCGGCGGCAACGTCGTCCACGACGAGTACAACCCCGGCGGCCTCATGGTCGTCTGGGCCGAGGAGAACTCGCGCGACGCGCTGTTCGCGGCCATGCAGCGCCGCGAGGCGTACGCCACCAGCGGCACGCGCCCGCTGGTGCGCCTCTTCGCCGGCCGTCTCCCGAGCGATCTCTGCCGTGACGCGCGCTTCGTCACGACCGGCTACCAGCGCGGCGTTCCCATGGGCGGCGAGCTCGGCGCCGTGCGCGGCGCCCGCAGCCCGCACTTCGCCGTCCTCGCCCAGCGCGACGCCGGTATCCAAGGCCATCCGGGCACGGCGCTGCAGCGCGTCCAGATCGTGAAGGGCTGGCTCGACGCGGACGGCCGGACGCATGAGGCGGTCTTCGACGTCGCCGGCGACGCCGCCAACGGCGCGGGCGTCGACGCCGCCTGCACGCCGACGGGCCCCGGTGCCGACACGCTCTGCGCGGTCTGGCAGGACCCGACGTTCGACCGCGACCAGCGCGCCTTCTACTACGCGCGCGTGCTCGAGAACCCGACCTGCCGCTGGAGCGCGCGGCTGTGCGACGCGGAAGGCGTCGACTGCACGCGTCCCGCGAGCGTCCCGCCCGCGTTCGCGCCCTGCTGCCGGGCCCCGCGCACGATCCAGGAGCGCGCCTGGACGTCGCCCGTGTGGTTCCGTCCCGAGGCCCTCGGCGCGGTGAAGGCGAAGCTGCGCTTCGGGCCGGCGGGCGGCGGTCGCGACGTGCTGCGCCTGACGGCCCGCCTCGGCGCCGCGGTCGACCCCGACAGGCAGCCGCTCGAGGTCGTCCTTCGCGACGACGACGACATCGTGCGCCTCGCGATCCCCGCCGGCACGATGCGGCGCCGCGGCGACAAGCCCGTGTGGAGGCTCGCCGGCACGCCGCAGATCGCCTCGCTGCGCGTGGCGCGGCAGCTCGACGGCACCACGACCGTCGTCCTGCGCACGGTGCCGCGCGACCTCTCGGCCGCGGCGCGCGCCGACCACTTCGTCGAGCTGGAGATCGGCGCGGGGACGCAGCGCGCGACGCAGAGCCGACTCTGGCAGCTGCGCGGCGACGTCCTGCGCACGAGCTGA
- a CDS encoding alkaline phosphatase family protein, translated as MRRVAALVVCLLLASWQAAAAGAPTVVLLSWDGVRFDYPERAPLPALARMARDGARATRLVPPFPSSTFPSHVTLATGARVDRHGIVGNAFRDRERGPFVYQNDASWIRAEPLWCAAERQGVRSAVFFWVGSETPWEGVAATYRKAPFDAGVGEDEKVRQILAWLDLPAAERPRLIMSWWHGADAEGHRDGPDAASVTAAMVAQDAALGALLAGLDARGLWDDVTLVVVSDHGMTTAGEAIDVRHVLADAGIAADVWNSEAVATIWLAEPARREAALRVLERLDGVRAYPVDGLPPDWHFDVPDRVGDVVAVAEPPRMFAAYDLWQRLQRRVALWLGRQQGAHGYDPRRDDMGGVLFALGRGVPAGTALGVVSALDVAPTVAALLGIAPPRAAEGRALAAIAGR; from the coding sequence GTGCGTCGCGTCGCCGCCCTCGTCGTCTGTCTGCTGCTCGCGTCGTGGCAGGCGGCCGCCGCCGGCGCGCCGACCGTCGTCCTGCTCTCGTGGGACGGCGTGCGCTTCGACTACCCCGAGCGCGCGCCGCTGCCGGCGCTCGCCCGCATGGCGCGCGACGGCGCCCGCGCGACGCGGCTCGTGCCGCCGTTCCCGAGCAGCACCTTCCCGAGCCACGTGACCCTCGCCACCGGCGCCCGCGTCGACCGCCACGGCATCGTCGGCAACGCCTTCCGCGATCGCGAGCGCGGGCCGTTCGTCTACCAGAACGACGCGAGCTGGATCCGGGCCGAGCCGCTGTGGTGCGCCGCGGAGCGCCAGGGCGTGCGCAGCGCCGTGTTCTTCTGGGTCGGCTCGGAGACGCCGTGGGAGGGCGTCGCCGCCACGTACCGCAAGGCGCCCTTCGACGCCGGCGTCGGCGAGGACGAGAAGGTGCGGCAGATCCTGGCGTGGCTCGATCTGCCGGCGGCGGAGCGCCCGCGGCTGATCATGTCGTGGTGGCACGGCGCCGACGCGGAGGGGCACCGCGACGGCCCCGACGCCGCGTCGGTCACGGCCGCGATGGTGGCGCAGGACGCCGCGCTCGGCGCGCTGCTCGCGGGGCTCGACGCGCGCGGGCTCTGGGACGACGTGACCCTCGTCGTGGTGAGCGACCACGGCATGACGACGGCCGGCGAGGCGATCGACGTCCGCCACGTGCTCGCCGACGCGGGCATCGCCGCCGACGTCTGGAACAGCGAGGCCGTCGCCACCATCTGGCTCGCCGAGCCGGCGCGGCGTGAGGCCGCGCTGCGCGTCCTCGAGCGCCTCGACGGAGTGCGCGCCTATCCCGTCGACGGCCTCCCGCCCGACTGGCACTTCGACGTTCCCGATCGGGTCGGCGACGTGGTCGCCGTGGCCGAGCCCCCGCGCATGTTCGCCGCCTACGATCTGTGGCAGCGCCTGCAGCGGCGCGTGGCGCTGTGGTTGGGACGGCAGCAGGGCGCGCACGGCTACGACCCGCGCCGCGACGACATGGGCGGCGTCCTCTTCGCGCTCGGCCGCGGTGTCCCGGCGGGCACCGCGCTCGGCGTGGTGTCGGCCCTCGACGTCGCCCCGACCGTCGCGGCCCTGCTCGGCATCGCGCCGCCGCGCGCCGCCGAAGGGCGCGCGTTGGCGGCGATCGCCGGGCGCTAG
- a CDS encoding DJ-1/PfpI family protein, which translates to MSDVRRLGALFFPGFELLDTFGPLEMFGNCQGAIDVVTVAGAAGPVRSAQGPEVVAQYGLADCPPLDLLLVPGGIGTRDAAQDDVLVDWVRTRSDAAELVMTVCTGTALPAQAGLLDGRRATTNKAVFSWLETTWPNVRWVRAARWVEDGKFVTSSGVSAGIDMALAVIAKLLSPQLADGLALGTEYEWHRDAGWDPFAKAHGLV; encoded by the coding sequence ATGTCCGACGTCCGCCGCCTCGGCGCGCTCTTCTTCCCCGGCTTCGAGCTGCTCGACACCTTCGGGCCGCTCGAGATGTTCGGCAACTGTCAGGGCGCGATCGACGTCGTCACCGTCGCCGGCGCCGCGGGCCCGGTGCGCAGCGCGCAGGGCCCCGAGGTCGTGGCGCAGTACGGCCTCGCCGACTGCCCGCCGCTCGACCTGCTCCTCGTCCCGGGCGGCATCGGCACGCGCGACGCCGCCCAGGACGACGTCCTCGTCGACTGGGTGCGGACGCGCAGCGACGCCGCCGAGCTGGTGATGACCGTCTGCACCGGCACCGCCCTCCCCGCCCAGGCCGGGCTCCTCGACGGCCGCCGCGCGACCACCAACAAGGCCGTCTTCTCCTGGCTCGAGACGACGTGGCCGAACGTCCGCTGGGTGCGCGCCGCGCGCTGGGTCGAGGACGGGAAGTTCGTCACCTCGTCCGGTGTCTCGGCCGGCATCGACATGGCGCTGGCGGTGATCGCCAAGCTGCTCTCGCCGCAGCTCGCCGACGGCCTCGCGCTCGGCACCGAGTACGAGTGGCACCGCGACGCCGGCTGGGACCCGTTCGCCAAGGCGCACGGGCTGGTGTGA
- the glgB gene encoding 1,4-alpha-glucan branching protein GlgB yields the protein MSSSLAVPHTPRFLGDHDLYLLAEGTHLRLWEQLGAHPVTVDGVAGTHFAVWAPDAERVSVIGDWNGWDATANPLATVCGSGVWAGFLPGVPRGAVYKYAVASRYDGHHAEKADPVGFLHEVPPQTASRVWTLDYEWHDDAWLASRAARDGLTAPMAIYELHLGSWRRDPADPRRLLSYRELAPQLVEYVASMGFTHVEILPLMEHPFYGSWGYQTTGYFAPSSRYGEPQDLMFLIDSLHQAGIGVILDWVPSHFPTDGHGLGFFDGTHLYEHGDPRQGFHPDWKSFIFNYGRNEVRSFLLSSALFWLEVYHADGLRVDGVASMLYLDYSRQTGEWIPNRHGGRENLEAMDFLRVLNTRVYEHVPGVQTIAEESTAWPMVSRPTYLGGLGFGFKWDMGWMHDTLQYFARDPIHRTFHHNELTFRMLYAFTENFVLPLSHDEVVYGKGSLLGKMPGDAWQQLANLRLLLGYMYAQPGKKLLFMGGEIGQYAEWDHERSLDWHLLDDAGHAGLQRWVRDLNTAYRGEGAFHERDCEPDGMAWIDCGDAQQSVLTWTRRGRSASEVLVVACNFTPVPRHNYRIGVPFAGWWQEILNSDAPLYGGSGQGNLGGLEALPVPWHGEFQSLLVTLPPLAVVVFKGSAPA from the coding sequence GTGTCGTCCTCCCTCGCCGTCCCCCACACGCCGCGGTTCCTCGGCGACCACGACCTCTATCTCCTCGCCGAGGGCACGCATCTGCGCCTGTGGGAACAGCTGGGCGCGCATCCGGTGACGGTGGACGGCGTCGCCGGGACGCACTTCGCGGTGTGGGCGCCGGACGCCGAGCGGGTGTCGGTGATCGGCGACTGGAACGGCTGGGACGCGACCGCGAATCCGCTCGCGACGGTGTGCGGGTCCGGCGTCTGGGCGGGGTTCCTCCCCGGCGTGCCGAGGGGCGCCGTCTACAAGTACGCCGTCGCCTCGCGCTACGACGGCCATCACGCCGAGAAGGCCGACCCGGTCGGCTTCCTCCACGAGGTGCCGCCGCAGACCGCGTCGCGCGTATGGACGCTCGACTACGAGTGGCACGACGACGCCTGGCTGGCGTCGCGCGCGGCGCGCGACGGTCTGACCGCGCCGATGGCGATCTACGAGCTGCACCTCGGCTCGTGGCGCCGCGATCCCGCCGACCCGCGCCGGCTGCTCTCGTACCGCGAGCTCGCGCCGCAGCTCGTCGAGTACGTGGCGTCGATGGGTTTCACGCACGTCGAGATCCTGCCGTTGATGGAGCACCCGTTCTACGGCTCGTGGGGCTATCAGACGACCGGCTACTTCGCGCCGTCGAGCCGCTACGGCGAGCCGCAGGACCTCATGTTCCTCATCGACTCGCTGCACCAGGCGGGCATCGGCGTGATCCTCGACTGGGTGCCCTCGCACTTCCCCACCGACGGCCACGGCCTCGGCTTCTTCGACGGCACGCACCTCTACGAGCACGGCGATCCGCGTCAGGGCTTCCACCCGGACTGGAAGAGCTTCATCTTCAACTACGGTCGCAACGAGGTGCGCTCGTTCCTGCTGTCGAGCGCGCTCTTCTGGCTCGAGGTGTACCACGCCGACGGCCTGCGCGTGGACGGCGTCGCCTCGATGCTCTACCTCGACTACTCGCGCCAGACCGGCGAGTGGATCCCGAACCGCCACGGCGGACGCGAGAACCTCGAGGCGATGGACTTCCTGCGCGTGCTGAACACGCGCGTCTACGAGCACGTGCCCGGCGTGCAGACGATCGCCGAGGAGTCGACGGCGTGGCCGATGGTGTCGCGGCCCACCTACCTGGGCGGCCTCGGCTTCGGCTTCAAGTGGGACATGGGCTGGATGCACGACACGCTGCAGTACTTCGCGCGCGATCCGATCCACCGCACGTTCCACCACAACGAGCTCACGTTCCGGATGCTCTACGCCTTCACCGAGAACTTCGTCCTGCCGCTGTCGCACGACGAGGTCGTCTACGGGAAGGGCTCGCTGCTCGGAAAGATGCCCGGCGACGCCTGGCAGCAGCTCGCCAACCTGCGCCTGCTGCTCGGCTACATGTACGCGCAGCCCGGGAAGAAGCTGCTCTTCATGGGCGGCGAGATCGGGCAGTACGCCGAGTGGGACCACGAGCGCAGCCTCGACTGGCACCTGCTCGACGACGCGGGGCACGCCGGCCTCCAGCGCTGGGTGCGCGACCTCAACACCGCCTACCGCGGCGAGGGCGCGTTCCATGAGCGCGACTGCGAGCCGGACGGCATGGCGTGGATCGACTGCGGCGACGCGCAGCAGAGCGTCCTCACCTGGACGCGCCGCGGCCGCTCGGCCTCCGAGGTGCTCGTCGTCGCCTGCAACTTCACACCGGTGCCGCGGCACAACTACCGCATCGGCGTCCCCTTCGCGGGCTGGTGGCAGGAGATCCTGAACAGCGACGCGCCGCTCTACGGCGGCAGCGGCCAGGGCAACCTCGGCGGCCTCGAGGCCCTGCCGGTGCCGTGGCACGGCGAGTTCCAGTCGCTCCTCGTGACGCTGCCGCCGCTGGCCGTCGTCGTCTTCAAGGGCAGCGCACCGGCCTGA
- a CDS encoding diadenylate cyclase yields the protein MSDVLESVRIGDVVDVLLVTALVYTLVVWLRRTQSAFVALGFFLVGGLYVAAQALDLRLTTWLFHSFFAISVVMIVVIFQEELRQLFERVALWSLRRSKQDGVAHAVPSDILVETLADLAHTRVGALVVLPGRQPLERHVRGGIPLEGAVSVPLLKSVFDPHSPGHDGAVIVRGHRIERFAVHLPLSIDFAQLAGRGTRHSAALGLAELTDACCLVVSEERGEVSVARDGRLLTLRDPSELTAIVADAQRVFEPSARRQAFWGPLLREHWIEKVASLVVVSGLWLALVPGSRPVTRTFSVPVKVANLPPELQLESVQPAEITMTLTGLRREFYFVSPRLLEVTVDAALARDGRRTFQVVDSELRYPKELALENVEPDAVKLDLRPTPASEAAG from the coding sequence ATGTCGGATGTCCTGGAATCCGTCCGGATCGGCGACGTGGTCGACGTCCTGCTGGTGACCGCGCTGGTCTACACGCTCGTGGTGTGGCTGCGGCGCACGCAGTCGGCGTTCGTGGCGCTCGGCTTCTTTCTGGTCGGCGGCCTCTACGTGGCCGCGCAGGCGCTCGATCTGCGGCTCACCACCTGGCTGTTCCACAGCTTCTTCGCGATCTCGGTGGTCATGATCGTGGTGATCTTCCAGGAAGAGCTGCGCCAGCTCTTCGAGCGCGTCGCCCTGTGGAGCCTGCGGCGGAGCAAGCAGGACGGCGTCGCGCACGCGGTGCCGAGCGACATCCTCGTCGAGACGCTCGCCGACCTCGCGCACACGCGTGTCGGCGCGCTGGTCGTGCTGCCGGGCCGCCAGCCCCTCGAGCGGCACGTCCGGGGCGGCATCCCGCTCGAGGGCGCGGTCAGCGTGCCCCTTTTGAAGAGCGTCTTCGATCCGCACTCGCCCGGTCACGACGGCGCGGTCATCGTCCGCGGCCATCGCATCGAGCGCTTCGCCGTGCACCTGCCGTTGTCGATCGACTTCGCGCAGCTCGCGGGACGCGGCACGCGGCACAGCGCGGCGCTCGGGCTCGCGGAGCTCACCGACGCCTGCTGCCTCGTGGTGTCCGAGGAGCGCGGCGAGGTGTCGGTCGCGCGCGACGGTCGCCTGCTCACGCTGCGCGATCCGTCCGAGCTGACGGCGATCGTCGCCGACGCGCAGCGCGTCTTCGAGCCGTCGGCGCGGCGTCAGGCGTTCTGGGGACCCCTGCTGCGCGAGCACTGGATCGAGAAGGTCGCGTCGCTCGTGGTGGTGTCGGGACTCTGGCTCGCGCTGGTGCCGGGCTCGCGGCCGGTCACGCGCACGTTCTCCGTCCCGGTGAAGGTCGCGAACCTGCCGCCGGAGCTCCAGCTCGAGTCCGTGCAGCCGGCCGAGATCACGATGACCCTGACCGGGCTGCGGCGCGAATTCTACTTCGTCAGCCCGCGCCTGCTCGAGGTGACCGTCGACGCGGCGCTCGCGCGCGACGGCCGTCGCACCTTCCAGGTCGTCGACAGCGAGCTGCGCTACCCGAAGGAGCTGGCGCTCGAGAACGTCGAGCCCGACGCGGTGAAGCTCGACCTCCGCCCGACGCCGGCGTCCGAGGCCGCGGGCTGA